The stretch of DNA AAACGTCATGTGATGTACCTTTTGAGATGAAAGACTCAAACTTTTAAAAGACGAGCCCAGTAATGAACTGAGAACTCCTACGCATGAGGGTGATCACTTACATGATCTTGCAATGACTTTCCAATTGAGGGTAGGTCTTTGACCTGGTCTGCACTTTCAATTATGAAGGGTAGCTTCTCTATAACTGGGATAGCCTTGTAGTAGCTAAATGACCTCCGGTCATCACCCAATGCTTTCAGTTGCAATAACCACAGGACGTCAGCTCAACAAGAGAGCAAAGAAAAAGACAGCAGAGAATACAGGATTTTATTTTCACCTCTATATATGTCAATAAGCTTTTTAAATATCTCGGTTATGTTCCTGTTTAAATCAGGAGGACTATACGGCAAGGATGTCTGCAATGCACCAACCTGATTACAGATAGTAAAATTATTCAGCAGAAAAACTAACGCATAGATCTACAAAACAATTGTTGATGATAAGATATTATTTATCATCCCCCACTCCCAAAGTAACCATGCTTGTATGCTTTGTCTGCCAAGTATACAACAAAAAGTTTCAGGAATTTATCTGAATTATCTGCTGATGAAGCTTACGTCTTTATTAAGAGCATCAGGGGTGTTTCCACTGGTATTTGATGGGCTCAGAGTCTGAAATGAGTCATAAGAATCTCTAGGAGTACTTGGTGCCTCATATAGAGCATTGCTTTTCCCTTCTTCCTTGCTTTCTTCATCCATATTTTTTGAATCTTCAGCGGAAGACCTGATCTTTTTGCTATGTGATGGTTCATTATAGCTAGAAGAGTTTATGTTGGCTTCTTTAGGAACTAGAGACTTGTCTGGTGTGTTGTCTGCTTCTAGATCCAGATTTAGATAGTATGAATCCTCAGAGACCTTTTCCCCTGATCTCAAGCTGTCCTCTAGCCACTGATAAAGGAGAACACTCTGCAACAAATGAAGTCCCATCACAACTTCAAATAGcattataagaaatgaaaaatctttaaaaatgcATTCATTGATGAATATGATGAAATTTTCTTGCCAACATGCTGATTTGATGGAGTGAAAgaagtttcaaaagaaaaaagaatttatcCAAAACTAGTTGGAGCCTCCCCATAGAATAAATCTTGAAGCTAAATATCTGGCATAGACTTAACCAGGTTTTCTGGTCCTTCAAATCCCGTTTCTAAAAATCAGCCTCTTAAGTATGAAAGCACACTAGTAGTTTTAAGTGCAGtatgcatatataaatgaaatagatatatttatatataaatgaaatataaataaatagaataaaagattaaatacaattaaaaaaataaaattcattcgGGTTAGGGATTCATTGCGATTCTCAAAAGAAGATTTATTTCAGATAAACTGATAAACTAAAAGGGATCTACATCATGAACTATGTAAGGAGTCCAACACAACTATTAAGCACTTGGCACCTGATAAATACCCACTAATTTAGGCCTTTTCCGAGACATAATATTGGAGGCAAGAGATTATTTTGTACATCTAACTACAAATCACGAAATTGGactaaaaaatctgaaattagaaaaaaccaTTAGAAAGCTTTTCCAATGAAAATAATAGCGCATTGAATGATAAACACTTAAATTTCGTACAGAACAACTTGTAACTCAGCTAACAAAGTTCATAGAAGGTAAAATGTGAAACTTGTAACCAAGACCGTATCAAATTAAACGATGCAACAACTCTAGGACCATGTAACAATTGCACAAAATGAATAACGCTGAATAGAGAGACAAAACCGGTGACTCACTCCCTTAAATCGTGTCAAGCGTTCAGCGTCCACTTGTTTGAGAAGGGCATCAGAGTTCATAGCAAATACATGAGTGACCCTTTTTGATAGGCGCTCTTCTATTGCAGCCCCCATTTGCACTAGTTTCTGCTTCCAAATCTTTAAGTACCCGAAATATAAATTTAGGAAAGGAAAATGCAAAGAAAGAGATTCAGATacgaaaaaaaatttaagcagAATGGTTTGTGACAATACAAGACTGTGAAACCTGTAATCGGCGAGCCTGAACTCCGTTTTCAACTAAAAAAACTACCAGTCCTGCGAACATTCCATTTGGGTCGGAAGGGGGTGTTCGGTTTTTGGTTGGCTTTGGCGCCATCGAGTCTTCTCTGCTTCTTGGTGCCTTCGGTCGTCTTCTACAAGCTGCCAGGCTCCCTTCCGTAACCGAAAGAGGTTGGGCTTTGATACGCCGGGGACACTTGAGATTGAATAAATCCCATGCTCAGTGTAAGACACGCGTTGTCGCCACTCGCCCGTTTTATATTTGGGATCTAAAAATTCTAAAAGTTACACAACAATTACAcgattaattataaatttataagataattatGTTTTATCTTCTGACTAATGTTTTATACGTGGCACATATTTGGCCTGTCAATGACCCGTGTTGAAACATCATTGGTCCTAATATAGTGtttctagttatttttcttACTAGCAAAATTCTTACATAtagatcaatttaatttttcttaaggTCACCTAGTCGTCCACCGTCCCGGCCCCACCTGGGCGGCATGGACAATCCCACCCGCCTATGCTAGGAGGGGGGCAAGGGGTCGGCCCTCGAGCTAGGCCCAAGCCCAGCCCAAAATGTGTGTGTAATTGGTTAccaaaatgatgttattttgatagtgaattcttttttttttatatataaaaaaaaaatgaatgctgaaacggcgtcgttttggaaGATTAAAGTTGAGAGTTCTCTCTTCCCCTCTCACATTCATTGAAATGGTGTTGTTTTGGGAGATttaaccctctctctctttccttcttttctatTTGCCTCTCTGCTTCTCTGTGCTCTGTGCTGTtgtcctctctccctctcatagTTGTTGCGGTGGCACGGCCCATGTCTACATCTTCTCTTTCccctactctctctctcctctttggCAGTGCGGCGAGAATCCGACAacgtttaggttttttttttcatccttaGATCCTCAGATTTATGGCAGATGTATtgtgttttggttttttctttttgctagtTTTGGTATTCAACGTGTATTATTGTGGATTTGAAATGGTTTTATAACTTTGTTCATTGTTGAGATGGTTTCCACcgtgtatttaaatttttttgtgtgtttttttggcTCCTGCCCCCGAGCACAAAGACGGGGGCCTCTCCCCCATGATGCAGGGGTGCAAACCCAACCCACACTATAAAAagttcaattacaaaacttagAAAACAATTTGGTTTTAAGCAAATATGGAAACAAAAGACCTTTTTATGCTTAACCCTAAATCAAAGGTCCTGAATATTATCACTCTCTTGGATAGATCTCCTGCTCGGcttcaaatattaaattctaGTTGAATATCTAGTGATTCGTGATAATCAAATATGGGTCTTTCTACATACTAAATTGTGGTTTGACTACTATCCTATTCAAATTATGTGGCATGCATACTAACACCCGCaacatcataaatttttttttagaaaaagttcAAACATCCACAGTTCCTAATTTGTAGTGATACAAAACAAACAAGCATCATTTCCCTCCACATTTGGAATTGCCCAATTAGCTGCCATCCTCCACCTCGTGTATGTTATCGATCGAAAATTCCTTCCCGTCGAAGACCATTAATCGAAACTATTTCTTCAACGTATACCATCGTCTAGTGCTCCAAAAAGAAGACAACCTTTCTGGCTAAAAC from Juglans microcarpa x Juglans regia isolate MS1-56 chromosome 3S, Jm3101_v1.0, whole genome shotgun sequence encodes:
- the LOC121258148 gene encoding DNA polymerase lambda isoform X1 — protein: MAPKPTKNRTPPSDPNGMFAGLVVFLVENGVQARRLQIWKQKLVQMGAAIEERLSKRVTHVFAMNSDALLKQVDAERLTRFKGSVLLYQWLEDSLRSGEKVSEDSYYLNLDLEADNTPDKSLVPKEANINSSSYNEPSHSKKIRSSAEDSKNMDEESKEEGKSNALYEAPSTPRDSYDSFQTLSPSNTSGNTPDALNKDVGALQTSLPYSPPDLNRNITEIFKKLIDIYRALGDDRRSFSYYKAIPVIEKLPFIIESADQVKDLPSIGKSLQDHIQEIVTTGKLSKLEHFEKDEKVRTITLFGEVWGIGPATALKLYEKGYCALDDLQNEESLTNSQRIGLKYFDDIKQRIPRHEVQEMELLLQKVGEDVLPGVVIICGGSFRRGKASCGDLDIIITHPDGKSHGGFLSKYVKHLKDMKFLREDLVFSTHSEEGTDHGVDTYFGLCTYPGRELRHRIDFKVFPRDIYAFGLIAWTGNDVLNRRLRLVAESKGFRLDDTGLFPATHSSGSKRGTRASASLKFETEKEVFDFLGFPWLEPHERNL